A region of the Candidatus Pelagibacter ubique HTCC1062 genome:
TCTTAAAGTTATCTTTACTACATCCTAATAAATTAAGCATCTCTGGTACTAGTTTAATTTCTTTATCCTTTTCGGGGCTAGCGTTAATAATTAGCATAAATAATCTCTCTAAGATGTCAATTCTAACAAAATAATTATCAAAATTTTCAAATCCACATAAAAGCATAAATTTTTTATTTCTTTTATTTTTGTCATCTAAAAAATTTAAACCAAACGTAGGTGGCGTCAACTCAAAATACTTTTGGTTAAAATTTTTCCATAATAAAGTTCTTAAAGAAACTGCTTCAGGTTTTAATAGTTTGAATAAAAAAATATGATAACGCCCAAACTTCACCCCTAAGTCTCTTAAAATTTTTCTTTCATCTTGCCCAAGTTTTTTTAAGTATTCGGTAACCATTTCTCTTTTAACTACACCATTGTTTTCATACAATTGATAAGCTAAAGCTTTAATGGATGAGTTACTTTCTTTTAAATTTCTTAGATCAATTAAACTTTTTAGTATTAAATTAATTTTTTCATTAACCCATTTTTCAATAAATTCTGATAATTTTTGTTTGTCATTATTTTCTAAAAGATCATCTACTATTAAAAGTATATCTGGATTTAAATAATCTTTTCCGGTTACTAATTTTGCAATAGGAAAATTTTTCCAATAGATTTTAAAATCATCTTTTAATTCAATTAGACCTGTTTCTATGATTAACTGAACTCTTTTTTGAAGCTCGGGCCCCACAGTCTGTCTTGCTGCCTTTTTCAATGATTTAATGTCAGTTTCTAAAGCCCCAACTTTTAAGTCCATTTCAAATTTTAGACCTTTTAAATCACCAATAAACTGCTCATCAATTATTACTTTGTCGTTTTCCATTATTTCAGTTTTAAAATCCATATCTTGGTTTAAGCCTCTTGCAAGTACGCTGGCTCGTTTATCAATAAATGTTTTTGTAAGTTCTTCATGTAGTCTATCTGATAATCTATCTTCTAATAGTTTTGTTTTCTCTATCCAATAATCTTGGTTTTCAACCCAATTAATTTTATTGGAAACATAAGACCAAGTTCTAACATTTGCAATTCTATTTGACAAAGAATCTACATTTCCTTCTAATTTATCTAATTTCATCAACTGTAATCTCATATAATCATTGGTAATTTTACCATAATTACTATTTAAAAAATTGAATACCTTGCCAACAACTTCAATATGATTTCCATATGTTTTTTTCACAAAGTCTGGAATTTGACAACACTCCCAAAGTAATTCAAGTGTTTCTCTGTTGTTTTCAATTTTGTTACCTTCCATATCTTTTAAAAAATATTTTAATACTTTTTCATCTCCGCACTCGTGTATTTTCCTTAACCAATCTTTATTGGGTTTTTCTTCAAGTGATTTAATTAAACTTAAAGCGTTATTAAAATTTAAATTAGAATTTCTCCAAAATAACATTCTAATTTCTTCAAATTTATGATTTTCAAGTAATTCTACTTCCTCAGCTGAAATATCTTTGCAGTCTCCAGTCACTCCAAAACTACCATCATTTAAATATCTGCCTGCTCTTCCAGCAATTTGCCCAATCTCAGACATATTAAGACGTCTTAATTTTTTACCATCAAATTTTTTAAGGTTTGAAAAATATACATTTTCTAAATCCATATTAATTCCCATACCAATTGCATCTGTAGCAACTAGGAAATCAACATCCCCTGATTGATATAATTCAACCTGTGCATTTCTGGTTTTTGGACTTAGAGAGCCCATAACAATAGCTGCTCCACCTTTTTGTCTACGTACAAGTTCAGCAATTGCATAAACTTCTTCAGTTGAAAAAGCTATTATTGCAGTTTTTCTATTTATTCTTGATATTTTTTTATGCCCTACATAAGTAAGTTTTGAAAGTCTTTCTCTATTTATAAACTCAGTGTCTTCATTCAATTTATTAACTATATTTTTAATAGTGCTAGATCCCATAAACATCGTTAGTTTTTCGCCACGAAGATTTAACAATCTATCAGTAAAAATATGACCTCTCTCATGATCTGCACACATTTGTATTTCATCAATACCCACAAAATCTAAATGCTTATTGATTGGCATCGATTCTACTGTGCAAAGAAAATATTTTGCATTAGGAGGAATTATTTTTTCTTCA
Encoded here:
- a CDS encoding helicase-related protein, translating into MSKNKITAVLGPTNTGKTYLAIETMLSFDSGMIGFPLRLLAREVYDKIIKKISSDKVALITGEEKIIPPNAKYFLCTVESMPINKHLDFVGIDEIQMCADHERGHIFTDRLLNLRGEKLTMFMGSSTIKNIVNKLNEDTEFINRERLSKLTYVGHKKISRINRKTAIIAFSTEEVYAIAELVRRQKGGAAIVMGSLSPKTRNAQVELYQSGDVDFLVATDAIGMGINMDLENVYFSNLKKFDGKKLRRLNMSEIGQIAGRAGRYLNDGSFGVTGDCKDISAEEVELLENHKFEEIRMLFWRNSNLNFNNALSLIKSLEEKPNKDWLRKIHECGDEKVLKYFLKDMEGNKIENNRETLELLWECCQIPDFVKKTYGNHIEVVGKVFNFLNSNYGKITNDYMRLQLMKLDKLEGNVDSLSNRIANVRTWSYVSNKINWVENQDYWIEKTKLLEDRLSDRLHEELTKTFIDKRASVLARGLNQDMDFKTEIMENDKVIIDEQFIGDLKGLKFEMDLKVGALETDIKSLKKAARQTVGPELQKRVQLIIETGLIELKDDFKIYWKNFPIAKLVTGKDYLNPDILLIVDDLLENNDKQKLSEFIEKWVNEKINLILKSLIDLRNLKESNSSIKALAYQLYENNGVVKREMVTEYLKKLGQDERKILRDLGVKFGRYHIFLFKLLKPEAVSLRTLLWKNFNQKYFELTPPTFGLNFLDDKNKRNKKFMLLCGFENFDNYFVRIDILERLFMLIINASPEKDKEIKLVPEMLNLLGCSKDNFKKLIEKMNYKTLEKDNDMYFRYNPKKQIKKTFKKIDTSNSPFKVLKNLNLN